One Paramisgurnus dabryanus chromosome 8, PD_genome_1.1, whole genome shotgun sequence DNA window includes the following coding sequences:
- the LOC141282485 gene encoding uncharacterized protein yields the protein MYGKDLEIWNTSDVKSDSCLYIEITSSTSKERLTAQTLSCITCGKTFSSQRHLERHERKHTEQKLFTISFTTLQGKKLHSEDHREKKKKKKKKKMQFQCEQCGKIFVSSSDLNVHMRTHSDEKPFYCTECGKYFRTKHNLKFHQRVHTEEKPHHCSLCGKSFSQQTSLLNHKRIHTGQKPFKCSQCDKTFAQLGSLKSHQRVHTGEKPYPCSVCGKSFSQQTSLLNHKRIHTGQRPFKCSQCDMTFTCLSNLKAHQRVHTGEKP from the coding sequence atgtgaagagtgattcatgtttgtatatagaaataacgtcctcaacatcaaaagagcgactgacagcacaaactctttcctgcatcacctgtggaaagacattcagctcacagagacatttagagcgacatgagagaaaacacacagaacagaaactcttcaccaTCAGCTTTACCACCTTACAAGggaagaaacttcattcagaagaccacagagagaagaagaagaagaagaagaagaagaagatgcAGTTTCAATGTGAGCAGTGTGGGAAGATTTTTGTCTCTTCCTCTGATCTAAATGTtcacatgaggacacacagtgATGAAAAGCCTTTCTactgcactgaatgtggaaAATACTTCAGAACCAAACACAATCTTAAAtttcatcagagagttcacactgaagagaaacctcatcactgtagtctctgtgggaagagttttagtcaacAGACTTCATTACTAAATCAcaagagaattcatacaggacaaaaacctttcaaatgctctcagtgtgacaagacgtttgctcagTTAGGTTCTTTAAAAtctcatcagagagttcatactggagagaaaccttatccctgtagtgtctgtgggaagagttttagtcaacAGACTTCATTACTAAATCAcaagagaattcatacaggacaaagacctttcaaatgctctcagtgtgacatgaCGTTTACTTGTTTAAGTAACTTAAAagcccatcagagagttcacactggagagaaaccttaa